ACTCTTTTGAATCAGCCTTTTCCTACCTCTTCAAACTCACTTTCAGACCCTATTTCCCCACAACTTCCCCCTCAACCACTTCATTGATCCGTTTAAACAATCCCCGATCCAGCTCCCATGCCAATGAATCAAGGTTCTTCTCCAGGTGCTCGATTTTCGTCGCACCCGCAATGACCGGGCCGACCTGGTGCTGGGCGATCAGCCAGTTGAGCGCGATTTCATGCAGGGGTTTGCCGACTTCAGCCTGGATGGCTTTAGCTTTCTGGATGTTGGCGGTCAGTCCTTCACCGTGAAGCTTGGGGTTATGTACCGTCACACCGGTATCGAATGACGTCTGTCCAGCCAGCAGCCCTTGCATGAGCGGACTGTATGGCAGGAAGAACTGGTCATGCTCCCCGAGGAATGAAAGGAGGCTGTCCTTCACCTGATACTCCAGAGGAATGCCGTGATACGACTCCGGATTGTGCTCAAGCATATTGTATAAGCCCTGATGGGAGACGATATCGGTCACGTCCATCGCCTGCTTCATCAATTCGATCGAGAAGTTGGACACTCCGATATGGCGGATCTTCCCTTGCATTTTCAGTTCTGCCAGCGCCTCCATCGATTCACGGATATCCGTGTTCGGTTCAGGCCAGTGAATTTGATACAAATCTACGTAATCCACCTGCAGCCTTCTTAAACTGTCATCAATCTCTTTGAAAATATTTTCCCTCGTCAAATCATTTTTCACTTCATCGTTCCCATCCCACGGAAGTCCCACTTTGGTTGCCAGGAACACTTTATCCCGCTTGCCTTTTATCGCTTCCCCGACTACGGTTTCTGCATGGCCCAGGCCATACACAGGAGCCGTGTCGATAAAGTTCACGCCCCTGTCGATGGCGTGATGAACGATGTTGATCGCTTCATTTTTATTGAATTGATCCCAGTCCTTCGTGCCTGAAAATTGCCACGTGCCTAATCCGATCACTGATAGTTCGTCTACTGAATTGAATTTTTTAAATTTCATCTTCTGCCTCCGGTATGTTTGATAGATTTATCTGCTTTTATAAGAAACCCTCACGTTGAAATTGCTCGTATCCCCGCGGTAACGGGCGATGGAGTATTCAAAGAGCCGGTCATCGTCCAGGTACCCTGTTGTCGTAATCAGCTGAACGGCCTGCATCGGCTCAATTCCTAAATGGACCGCATCCTCTTCAGCTGCATTCACCGCTTCAATCACCCTGTCGGCATAGCCGATCGTCAGCCCGTGCTTTTCTTCAAGGGTTTGATACAGTGACTGCTTCTCAAAGTCTTCCTCCAATAATCCGTCTGCGATATCAACCGGCACATATGTCGTCACAAGCACATACGGTTCAGCCTTCACAATCCGCAGCCGGTCGAACCGGTAACAGCGCTTACATTTTTCTCCGAATACATCGACCAGCGTTGAGTCCGCACTGACCACCGTTTTCCCCAGCACCTTCGTACTGTAATCCAGCCCCTTTTTCACCATCTCCTCTGAAAAAGAAGTCAGGTTCTCCAAGAACCACTGACTGATCTTCGGCTTGGCCACATACGTCCCCTTGCCGTGCTCTTTCCGGAGCAGCCCTTCTGCCACCAGTTCATTGATCGCCTGCCTGACCGTCGGCCGACTGATCTCATACTGCTCCACAAGCTCCCGCTCAGAAGGAATCAACTCCCCCGTCTCGAGATCACCCGCTGTCATCCGCTCCTTCAATATCTCCTTCAGCTGATAATACAAAGGAATCGGAATATCTTTCTTGATTCTCTGCATCCACTTCATCCACCTTACTCATTGAATACTCCATCCGTTGTTAAGAGGTCATGTTGTCATTACCAGTTAGAATGTTAACTTTACTTAACCATAGGCGGGAGGGGGTGTCAATTATTTGTTTTAATTTTGAAAAAACGGTCAAAATATCGTCAAGATTGAGACCAAAGAACCTAGCCTTCACATGGTAATATTTAACTAACAAAGTGAGGCTGGTGGTTTTTATGAAAGAATGGTTTGGTGCTGCAGGGGTATGTTTCAATGAAAAAGCTGAAGTCCTTATGGTGAGAAGCAAGAATTCAGCCGCATGGGCTGTCCCTTCCGGCGGAATAGAAAATGGAGAATCACCTGAAGCATGCTGCATAAGAGAAGTGAAAGAAGAAACAGGGTATGACGTTCGCATTATTCAAAAACTGTTCCTCAAAGAGACCGAAATTCAAGGAATCAAAGTAACAACCCACTATTTCAATGTAGAGAAAACAGGAGAAAGCGCAGGCATAGCCGACCCGGATCAAACCATTGCCGAAGCTGCATGGAAGTCTTTAGCAGTGCTGGATCATCTTGAGCATATGTATCCGGAAGACCTGAAAACAATCCAGCAAGCATATGAAAGGCCCGGTCTGAAGACACGTACTTGAATCAACATCGAAGGGACCACTCACATTGAATGGTCCCTGTTGTCGATACAGCTAGCGCACCTCTCCATCAAACGCCTTCCACTCCCCCTCCTCAAGCACCTCGATCACTTCCCCCTGACCTGATATAAACGTTACATTCTGTTTACCGTCCTCATAGGTCGTGACCGGCAGCTCCAATTTTATCGCTGTGATTTTCTCATGCTCCCGCAGAAAAATCACGTGCTTCGACGCTTCATCAGCACCCCGCCTGATTTCATCGCCTATCAGCGAATAAACGAAGGAATCCTCTAATTGCTCCGCCAAATTTCTTTGCTCATGCAACGTACCGAACAGCTCTTCGAATGTCAGCTCTTTCGTTTCAATCGTCACAATTTTAGCCTGTTCGAAGGAATACAGCTTAGCATAGGCGACGAGTGTCCGCACATTTGCCAGCAGGACAACCAGAACAATGACACCAAGGATGATCCCGATTTTCCTCATAGATCCACCTCCTAGAAATAAAGTATGAGCTGCACCATATACAAATTCCAAAGTGCATGTGCCACAATCCCCGGCAGGATGGATTTAGTTTTATATGCGGTCAGTGTGAGAAGGAACCCTCCTGCGATCGTAAACATCCATGCAGAAGACGGATGGATCAGCCCGAACAGCATCGAAGTAATCGTAATCGCCCACAACGGTTTCACCCGTTTCAACAACATGGACAAGATGATCCCCCTGACCATGATTTCCTCCGTCACCGGCGTAAGCACCGCCGCATCAATCGTCTGCCACAGGTTGCCCGCGGGCAGCATATTATATTTCACTTGATATATAAAATATTCGTTCAGGAACACTTCATAATATAAACAAAGGTGGAGTATCCCGTAAGGAATGAAAAAAGAGACAAACATCCACACATAGGTTTCCTTTTCCCGGAAGACCCTCACGTTCAATAACGATGCAATGAATCTCCTGATCTCTTTGTAGCCAAACGTCACCATCATAAAATATGCGAACCATACGTAACCCTTCATCCCCTCAAAAGCCGTCCCCTCCAGTGAGAGTTGGTTGATGAAATAACCAGGCACAATGATGAGAATCAGATAGATGGATAGAGTTTTGACAGTGATGGTGGCTGCTCTTTCTTTTATGGATATTGGTTGATTGGTAGATAGGGTGGGTTGCATGGCGGGTTCCTCCCTGTGCTTATTTTGCTTACTACCAATTATTTCAAAATCTTGGGTGATTCTCAATATGAAATTTATTTTTGGGTGGGGGTGGGTTGCTTTATTTGGTCCCCTTTATTTTGTCAGTTGAATTTAACGGATATTTTGACAGAGGAAGATTGCTTTGATTTTGTCTGTTGAATTCATCGGTTTTTTCGTCAGGCAAACACCTCTCCTTTTTTACCTGTTAAATTCAAAGGTTAGTTTGACAGACAAATATTCCGTTATTTTTACCTGTTAAAACCAACCGTTATTTTGTCAGTCAAACTCCCCCTTATTTTCACCTGTCAAAACCAACCGTTTCATTGTCAGGCAAACTTCCTCTCTTTTTTACCTGACAAACCGAACCGTTATTTCAACTGACAAACCACACACAAAAAAAGGGCCTACCCCCAACCCCGGTAAGCCCCCATACAATCACACCCCTACAAATATCCCAACACTCTCCCCATCCAAATCAACTCGCTTCATATCATCCCTCTCCTCAAATTTCATCCCCTTGATCAACAAGCTGCCCTCAAGCAGTTCCTTGAATTGATCCACCACTTCCTTCATCTCATCATCCACATCCAACACCAGCTCCACCCGCTGTTCCACCGGGAGGTTCAGTTCTTTTCGGTACTGTTGGACGGCCCGGATGAGTTCGCGGGCTTTTCCTTCTTTCCGTAAATCCTCGGTGAGAGTGGTGTCGAGGAAGACGCTGAAGGTGGCGTTTGAAGCCATTTCCAGTCCTTTTGGTG
The nucleotide sequence above comes from Bacillus sp. KH172YL63. Encoded proteins:
- a CDS encoding GntR family transcriptional regulator, with translation MQRIKKDIPIPLYYQLKEILKERMTAGDLETGELIPSERELVEQYEISRPTVRQAINELVAEGLLRKEHGKGTYVAKPKISQWFLENLTSFSEEMVKKGLDYSTKVLGKTVVSADSTLVDVFGEKCKRCYRFDRLRIVKAEPYVLVTTYVPVDIADGLLEEDFEKQSLYQTLEEKHGLTIGYADRVIEAVNAAEEDAVHLGIEPMQAVQLITTTGYLDDDRLFEYSIARYRGDTSNFNVRVSYKSR
- a CDS encoding NUDIX hydrolase translates to MKEWFGAAGVCFNEKAEVLMVRSKNSAAWAVPSGGIENGESPEACCIREVKEETGYDVRIIQKLFLKETEIQGIKVTTHYFNVEKTGESAGIADPDQTIAEAAWKSLAVLDHLEHMYPEDLKTIQQAYERPGLKTRT
- a CDS encoding aldo/keto reductase gives rise to the protein MKFKKFNSVDELSVIGLGTWQFSGTKDWDQFNKNEAINIVHHAIDRGVNFIDTAPVYGLGHAETVVGEAIKGKRDKVFLATKVGLPWDGNDEVKNDLTRENIFKEIDDSLRRLQVDYVDLYQIHWPEPNTDIRESMEALAELKMQGKIRHIGVSNFSIELMKQAMDVTDIVSHQGLYNMLEHNPESYHGIPLEYQVKDSLLSFLGEHDQFFLPYSPLMQGLLAGQTSFDTGVTVHNPKLHGEGLTANIQKAKAIQAEVGKPLHEIALNWLIAQHQVGPVIAGATKIEHLEKNLDSLAWELDRGLFKRINEVVEGEVVGK
- a CDS encoding CPBP family intramembrane glutamic endopeptidase; translation: MQPTLSTNQPISIKERAATITVKTLSIYLILIIVPGYFINQLSLEGTAFEGMKGYVWFAYFMMVTFGYKEIRRFIASLLNVRVFREKETYVWMFVSFFIPYGILHLCLYYEVFLNEYFIYQVKYNMLPAGNLWQTIDAAVLTPVTEEIMVRGIILSMLLKRVKPLWAITITSMLFGLIHPSSAWMFTIAGGFLLTLTAYKTKSILPGIVAHALWNLYMVQLILYF